The segment AAGCCCGTTATGCTCGTAGTATATTAGTATATTAGAATATCTTGGGGTATTGGATGATGATAGACAACGCCAAAACACGCCACGATTTGCTTTGGAGAGATGTTTCAAAACTGTTTCACAACTGTTTCAGCAAACTATCAAATCATTCGAATACTCTAATAACATTAACAGAGGTGAACTGAATGAAAACCTGGAAAATAGCAACAATCGCCGCCTTAGGATTGGTGGCTCTAACCGTGACAGTTGCCACAGCCTACGCATACTGCTGGTGGGGACTAGGAACACAAACCCCATACAACGCTTACACAGGAACCACAGTTCCAACTACACAGATCCCTGCTCCGGTAACCCAGACAAACACTCAAACACCAACGCTCTACACGCCGCAATTTACCACATCCGGATACGGGTATAACGGGGGTTGGGGCGGATGCATGGGACGTTGGGGCAATGGTGCCTACGGCTACCCAACAACCGGAACCGCAGCTCCCTTGACAATAAACCAAGCCGCTGAAGTGGCAAAAACCTACGTAGCTTCGCTAAACAACCCTGACCTCGCAGTTGATCATGTTGAAGAGTATACTGGTAACTTTTACGTTCAAGTGGGCGAGACAAGCACTGGCTATGGAGCCTTTGAATTGCTCATCGACAAGTACACTGGCGTGGTCAGACCTGAAATGGGTCCGAACATGATGTGGAACACAAAATACACTTTCGGAAACGGCTGGTGCAACTGGGTAAGAGGCACGACAACTGCAACACCGACAGTTACAGTCGAACAGGCTAAGGCGAATGCGCAGCAATACCTTGATAGCTACTTGCAGGGCGCAACAGTCAGCGATGCAACAACTTTCTACGGCTACTATACTCTTGAAGTGCTCCAGAACGGCAGCCCCTATGGAATGCTTAGCGTCAACGGTTTCACTGGTCAGATCTGGGTCCACACCTGGCACGGAACATTCGTTCAAGAGCTGACAGTTAGCTAAGGCTGCGAAGCATGCAAAGAAAACGTGATTCTCCCTTTTCTTTTGTTATTAAGAAAATTTAAGAGTGTGTTACAATGTTAGAATATTCGAAGGTGCAGGATATGGCAGAGAAAGCAAAGATTGACATGACAATTTACGAGTTGCAGGCTGAGATTTCAAAGACGCTTGCAAACCCCATCAGACTTGCTGTTTTGCATTCTCTCAGAGAGGGGGAGAAGACCGTGAATGAGCTTTCTGAAATATTGGGTGCGCGCCAGTCGAATCTTTCTCAGCATCTAGCGGTATTGCGACAAAGGGGCATCGTTAAGACGAGGAAGCAGGGCGCCAGCATTTTCTACAGCACTTCCAATCCTAAAATCAATCAGGCTTGTGACATGGTTCGCGAGGTTTTGCTGGACCAGCTTAAGCAGAAGCAAGAGCTGGCAAAAGCCTATCCTTGAAGGTTCAGCTGGGGGTTAATTGATAGATGTGTCCTTTTGGGTTTGGTTGCGGTTGTGGTTCAGGGTCGAATGATAAGGAGCGGGAAGTTGTTCACGAGGTCGTTCGCGAAGTCGTTATGATTCCCTGCAAGTATTGCGGGGCTCTCTTTGCCCAAACCGCGACATTTTGCCCGCATTGCGGAGCAAGGAGAACCGTCTAAGAATCTGCTGGAAGATTGCTCGCAAACAGGTAAACCTTCGTTTGCATGAGCATCCCGACGAGCTTGATTAGTTTGACCATTTTGTCCGAATCAGCGTTTTCAATGCACTTCGCATAGTCGGATGTTTTTCCGAAGGGTTGATGTCTGCTAACAGCGAACTCCTTTTCAAAACGTGGATGCTTATTCTTGATGAATAGTTCCTTGAGCTTCTCTCTCGCTCCGGAATTTAAGGAGGCAAGTTTCTGCGAAACGTAGCGTCCACTGCTCAAGAGGTGCAAATTGAAACCGAGTTCAGAAAGTAGCGACGCAATCGCTAAGATACTCTTGGTGGGTTTTTGCTCGGTGACTTTTTGAAGCCCGGCTTTTTCCGCGAAGGGGTTATACTTTGCCATGACTGCAACCATCTCGATACATGGCGTCCCAGCCAGAGCTAGGGTCTCACGAATTATTTTGGTGCCTAAACCTATTGTGCGATACTTAGGGTGAATTACAACGCGATTGATGATGCTGAGTTGCCTGTTTACTTCTCTCATCGGCATGTGTGGCAGCACAAGCCTTCTTCCGAAGCAGTTGGGCGGAGGATAACAGTAGACTATCACGCCACAGAGCTCATCCCCGCGTTTTAGACGAAAAATACTGCGAGGAGCCGCGACTAAGTGGCCTCGATAATGGAAGGCGCTGAGTCTATGCCAGTCAGCTATTGTTCCTCGCTCTATCTTCATTTCTCGGATGAGGCTGCATTCTGCTGCGGTAGCGTTGGGATAATACTTGACTTGGATTTCTTGCCCGAATCGCTTATGCACATGAACACTTGGGTTCAGATCCTCTAGCAGGTCATTATGAGTTGTCGCTGCTATCACGGCTTTGCCTTGTTGCCTGGCGATCTTCTGCAGGTTAAAAGCGATTATCTTTGCTGTGTCTCTGTCTAGGCATGCGGCGAATTCGTCCATTAGCCACCACTGCTTGCCCGATTCGATGAGTTTGGCGATTCTGTAACGGTACTTTTGGCCGTCACTCAGCTGCTCGTATGTACGTAGGAAAAGGAAAGCATCGTTCAGACCTACTTTGCTCAGGAGCTCGAGTCCTTCTTCCACGGTTGCCCCGACAGTCTCGATGAGCGGTTTCTCGGTGTCTACAGTGATCTCGTTCAGATCGGCAGCTTCCTCACATAGGTCTTTTCTCAATGCTCGTAGTAAAACGGATTTTCCGCTGCCGCTGTCTCCCGTGATATAGACAATGTCTGTTGGGCTGATTTTCAGTTCGGTGTCTAGGACTGTGAATTTCTGGGCTTCGTCAATTCCCAGTCCGAAGGCCTCTGCGATCACGAGGGCTCTTGGAGTGAGTTTCACGGTGGTTTCGTATGATATGTTGAAGCTGAATTTGCCTTGCTCTCGGTCGTATGTCCTGCAGACCTGTCTGACTCTGAAGTGATCGGTTCTATCTCTCATCTTGATCCTCCTCAAATTCTGCGTTTGGCGATTCTGGGTAAGATTGCGAGGAAGGGTTCAGGCGCCATTGTCACAGTGGCGTAAACCGACAAGGCAATGCTCCAGAAGACATCGTCGTGTGTTCCGTTCGGATGGCTAAAACCCACGGCTCCATCCTTTCGCAGCTCGTAGCGTTCCACGTTAAGCTCGGTGCAGATGTCTCCTCGGTAGGGGCGCTCCCAATTCAACAGTGGATAGAATAGCCTTTGATCCATCATTCGCTGTTTGAGCAGACT is part of the Candidatus Bathyarchaeota archaeon genome and harbors:
- a CDS encoding metalloregulator ArsR/SmtB family transcription factor, whose protein sequence is MAEKAKIDMTIYELQAEISKTLANPIRLAVLHSLREGEKTVNELSEILGARQSNLSQHLAVLRQRGIVKTRKQGASIFYSTSNPKINQACDMVREVLLDQLKQKQELAKAYP
- a CDS encoding ABC transporter ATP-binding protein — encoded protein: MRDRTDHFRVRQVCRTYDREQGKFSFNISYETTVKLTPRALVIAEAFGLGIDEAQKFTVLDTELKISPTDIVYITGDSGSGKSVLLRALRKDLCEEAADLNEITVDTEKPLIETVGATVEEGLELLSKVGLNDAFLFLRTYEQLSDGQKYRYRIAKLIESGKQWWLMDEFAACLDRDTAKIIAFNLQKIARQQGKAVIAATTHNDLLEDLNPSVHVHKRFGQEIQVKYYPNATAAECSLIREMKIERGTIADWHRLSAFHYRGHLVAAPRSIFRLKRGDELCGVIVYCYPPPNCFGRRLVLPHMPMREVNRQLSIINRVVIHPKYRTIGLGTKIIRETLALAGTPCIEMVAVMAKYNPFAEKAGLQKVTEQKPTKSILAIASLLSELGFNLHLLSSGRYVSQKLASLNSGAREKLKELFIKNKHPRFEKEFAVSRHQPFGKTSDYAKCIENADSDKMVKLIKLVGMLMQTKVYLFASNLPADS